In a single window of the Manis javanica isolate MJ-LG chromosome 16, MJ_LKY, whole genome shotgun sequence genome:
- the LRRC73 gene encoding leucine-rich repeat-containing protein 73, whose product MLPSSIQISGEPLSGAEVRDICRGLRDNAVRLLSLRGCRLCDRDFGRICRALAGAASLAQLNLNLGVVSSPSRIKQLAEALRTNRSIQSLFLHGSPLTDAGLALLNPALALHPALVALDLGDCMLGDEAINLICGLLPPDGAKSGLKELTLSANPGITPKGWSRLAIAVAHSSQVRVLNLDYNPLGDHVAGMLAVAVASSRTLEVLDLEGTGLTNQSAQTLLDMVENYPTALRSLVLAENSISPELQQQICDLLSEGEEEEEVKGGAGDAQERERRQEPAAHQRGSSSWMCPGDPSSQMVLMTSGLGDSLLAETEM is encoded by the exons ATGCTGCCCAGCTCAATCCAGATTTCAGGGGAGCCGCTGTCAGGCGCCGAGGTGCGGGACATCTGCCGCGGCCTGCGCGACAACGCCGTGCGCCTGCTCTCACTGCGCGGCTGTCGCCTCTGCGACCGCGACTTCGGCCGCATCTGCAGGGCCCTGGCCGGGGCCGCGTCCCTGGCGCAGCTCAACCTTAACCTGGGTGTCGTTTCCAGCCCTAGTCGCATCAAGCAGCTGGCGGAGGCGCTGCGGACCAACCGCTCCATCCAGTCCCTCTT CCTGCATGGGAGTCCCCTGACAGATGCAGGGCTGGCCTTGCTGaacccagccctggccctgcacCCTGCCCTTGTGGCTCTGGACCTGGGGGACTGCATGCTGGGTGATGAAGCCATCAACCTCATCTGTGGCCTCCTCCCCCCAGATGGAGCCAAGTCTG GCTTGAAGGAGCTAACACTGAGTGCCAACCCTGGCATCACCCCTAAGGGCTGGAGCCGCCTTGCCATTGCTGTGGCCCACAGCTCCCAGGTCCGCGTCCTCAATCTGGACTACAATCCCCTAG GTGACCACGTGGCAGGGATGCTGGCTGTGGCCGTGGCCTCCAGCCGCACCTTGGAGGTCCTAGACTTGGAGGGCACAGGGCTCACTAACCAGTCAGCTCAG ACCCTGCTGGACATGGTAGAAAATTACCCCACAGCTTTGCGGAGCCTGGTGTTGGCTGAGAACAGCATTAGCCCAGAGCTGCAGCAGCAGATCTGTGACCTCCTCtctgagggggaggaggaggaggaggtgaaagGAGGGGCTGGTGATGCCCAGGAACGAGAGAGAAGGCAGGAGCCTGCTGCCCACCAGAGGGGCAGCAGCTCCTGGATGTGCCCCGGTG ATCCCAGCTCTCAGATGGTGCTAATGACATCAGGACTAGGGGACAGTCTGTTGGCAGAGACCGAGATGTGA